The nucleotide sequence TACCTTGGTTCGGGCGGAGCCTGCCATGCTAGACCCCGCTGCTTTCTACCTCAATTGGCGCAAAGATTCGCGCCTGCCTACCATGACTATCTGCAAGGCCCGCGCTGGTTTCGAAGACGATACAGTGGCGCACGAAGCCCTAGCCGACGCGCTGGATGTGGTGCAGCTACTGCGTCCGTTCTATGAGCTGCCCATCTACAAGCAAGTACAGCCCGAACAACAATAAAAGAGGCCCGAACTACAAATAGCTCGGGCCTCTTTTAGTTGTGTGCTAGACAGAACAGCGTTACCAGTCGCCGCTGGCGCCGCCGCCGCCGGAGCTGCCGCCCCCGAAGCCGCCGAAACCGCCTCCGCCACCACCTCCGCCGAAGCCCCCACCGCCGCCAAATACGCCGCGGCCACCCGAGAAGTCGCCGAAGATAACGGGGGGTATCATCATGCCGCCACCCAGACCGCCGCGGCCACCCCGGCCACCACCTCCGCGCGACCGAAGCAGCATAAACAGAACCAGCGCGCCAATAATCACCCAAAACGTCCAGCCGGTGCCGCTATCGTCGGTGCGGCGCTGGCGGGTTTGGGTGGTTTGGTCGGCTTTGTATTCACCTTTGGCCAGCGCAATAAGCTGGTCGGTGGCTCGGTCAAGTCCTTGGTAGTATTGCTCTTCGCGGAAAGCCGGAACAATAGTATTGGAGATAATGCGCTTGGCCAAGGCATCCGGAATAGCACCTTCTAGGCCGTAGCCGGTTTGGATGCGGGCCTTTTGCTCTTTGCGAGCAATGAGCAGCAACACGCCGTTGTTGTTGCCTTTTTGGCCAATGCCCCAGGTTTCGTAGAGTTTCTGCGCGTAATCGGCAATTTCATAGTCGCTGAGCGTGGGTACGGTCACGACGGCAATCTGGGAAGAAGTGGAGTCGTTGTACGCCACCAGCTTCTGCTCCAGCGCCGCCACCTCATCAGGCCGCATCATGCCCGCCAAGTCGTTTACGAGGCGAGGGGGCGAGGGGCGGGCAGGCACCTCCTGCGCCAACGCGCCGAGCTGCACCGATAAAAGCAGCAGTACCAGCACCAGCGGCCGGAGCCACGCTCGGTATAAAACAGGAAGGGGATGCATCATACGCGAGGAGGCTGCGTAATGCCACCGCCAAACGAAATGGAATCGTCGAGTTCGTTTTTGTCGGTCACGGAGTCGTAAGGAAAGTAACGTTTCAATTGTTCGCCGACCATCCGGATGCCTTGCTCAAGCCCCGCCACGTACTTGGCGGTGCGGAACTGACTGAGCACGGTTTCCTTGGTGGTTTCCCAAAAGTCATCAGGAACGGCAGAATTGATACCTGCGTCGCCGATAACGGCAAACTGCCGACTCTTCCAAGCCAAGTAGAACAGCACGCCATTGCGCTGCGCCGTGCGGTGCATGTTCAGTTCGGCAAACACCTGAGCGGCGCGGTCGAGCGGTTCGGGAGTAGGGCAAGTGTCTTCCAGGTGCACCCGGATTTCACCGGAAGTGGTGATTTCAGCCTGCCGGATAGCCGCCACGAGTGCTGCTTCCTGGTCGGGGGTGAGGGGGTTGGTCATAGGTGGTGGGATTTCGAGAGAGGGGGTACGAGCAGAAAAAACAGGCGTGCCAAGAAGAGTTGAAGCATCTCGGCAAGGCAATAAATCCGGTGGCTTAGTCCTTGGAGCGAAACGGTATTTCATCTCCGCTCGGCACCACCAACAACCTTACTACGAAGCTAACGCACTACTTGTGGGCACTATAGCAAGCAGAACCCTGCTTTTCTGCCCATACGCACTCCTAGACCCCTGCCAGCCAAATCAGAACTGAACCGTAGGCGCTTTCTGCGAAGCTGGGTCGGCGGCGAAGTACGGCTTCTCGGCGTAGCCGAACATCCCCGCAAACAAGTTGTTGGGAAACGACTTCACGAAGCCGTTGTAATCGTTGGTAACCGTGTTGAACTTGTTGCGCTCCACGTTGATGCGGTTTTCGGTGCCTTCAATCTGAGCTTGTAGCTCCTGAAAGTTGGCGTTGGCTTTCAGCTCCGGATAATTTTCCGATACGGCCAACAACCGGCCCAGGCCGCTGCTTAGCTGGGTTTGGGCAGCCTGAAACTTCTGCAAGTTTTCGGGCGTGAGCTGATCAGACGAGATATTGACGCCCGTGGCGTTGGCCCGAGCCTGCACCACAGCTTCCAAGGTGCTTTTCTCGAAATTAGCGGCACCCTTTACGGTGTTCACGAGGTTCGGAATCAGGTCGGCACGGCGCTGGTAGGCACTTTGCACGTTGGCCCATTGAGATTTCACCGCTTGGTCGCGCGATACCATGCCATTGTAGCCGCACGACGACTGAGACAGCAACATCACCAGACCGGCAAAGTAGAGAAGGAAACGTTTCATAAAAAGAAGAAGGGGAGAGTTGGTAAATGAAAAACCAGTCAATAGGTAAGAGACAACGACAAGCCAGTGAGAATCCAGAGCCGCTTACCGCAGCCTCATACGGTGCTTTTGCAATAGTAAATAATATTACGGTTGCATAATATTTTCTTTGAGGCCGTGCGGCGGGCTTGTAGAAGCCGTGCAGGGTCTTATAATCTCACTATTTCATCGTGCCAAAGTACGAATTCGAGCTTCAGCGGTTGTCAGTGAAGCGGCTCCCGCTGCTATTCGCTATTTTGCGGACTTACGCCACGCCTGTTGTTCAATGAAAGCTATTATTCCCGTTGCGGGTATTGGGTCGCGCCTGCGCCCGCACACGCACACCCAGCCGAAATCCCTGGTGCCGGTGGCCGGCAATACCATTCTCGGGCACATCATCGACCGGCTCAGTGGGGCCGGGGTTCAGGAGTTTGTATTCATCATTGGCTATCTAGGCGAGAAGATAGAGCGGTACGTGCGCCGCACCTATCCTCAAATTCATAGCACGTTTGTGGTGCAGG is from Hymenobacter tibetensis and encodes:
- a CDS encoding TPM domain-containing protein, with product MMHPLPVLYRAWLRPLVLVLLLLSVQLGALAQEVPARPSPPRLVNDLAGMMRPDEVAALEQKLVAYNDSTSSQIAVVTVPTLSDYEIADYAQKLYETWGIGQKGNNNGVLLLIARKEQKARIQTGYGLEGAIPDALAKRIISNTIVPAFREEQYYQGLDRATDQLIALAKGEYKADQTTQTRQRRTDDSGTGWTFWVIIGALVLFMLLRSRGGGGRGGRGGLGGGMMIPPVIFGDFSGGRGVFGGGGGFGGGGGGGGFGGFGGGSSGGGGASGDW
- a CDS encoding TPM domain-containing protein, giving the protein MTNPLTPDQEAALVAAIRQAEITTSGEIRVHLEDTCPTPEPLDRAAQVFAELNMHRTAQRNGVLFYLAWKSRQFAVIGDAGINSAVPDDFWETTKETVLSQFRTAKYVAGLEQGIRMVGEQLKRYFPYDSVTDKNELDDSISFGGGITQPPRV
- a CDS encoding LemA family protein produces the protein MKRFLLYFAGLVMLLSQSSCGYNGMVSRDQAVKSQWANVQSAYQRRADLIPNLVNTVKGAANFEKSTLEAVVQARANATGVNISSDQLTPENLQKFQAAQTQLSSGLGRLLAVSENYPELKANANFQELQAQIEGTENRINVERNKFNTVTNDYNGFVKSFPNNLFAGMFGYAEKPYFAADPASQKAPTVQF